One Hemitrygon akajei chromosome 11, sHemAka1.3, whole genome shotgun sequence DNA segment encodes these proteins:
- the LOC140735394 gene encoding uncharacterized protein: MTSGSRRRQTGVGSVISPYPARLFDDVRESTRRLKPLLHETMSGNGRLYDCKDPAVWRSVLAIYEDVIKAKATASKGVKAGKLTALDKWYQEELPEIVRSRTEKFLTHAELVQLMEWKLTRGKFRPMLQKMVASNSVSSVESCTRKAFKLLPDVSAAITELTKLKAVGPATASAVLVTGAPQEAAFMADEAVESIPGLVPIKYTLKHYILYLDKVRECVEQLNTNDSVNDWTPHKIEQCLWTWAVAKSVKPSLLESPVMHQNKMTNKEKLTEVRPMKRQKVQ; the protein is encoded by the exons ATGACGTCAGGAAGCCGGCGCCGCCAGACCGGGGTAGGTAGCGTCATCTCTCCATATCCAGCGCGCTTGTTTGATGACGTACGAGAGTCGACTAGGAG GTTGAAGCCTCTTTTGCATGAAACCATGTCTGGAAACGGCAGACTGTATGACTGTAAGGATCCTGCTGTATGGAGGTCTGTCCTTGCAATTTACGAGGATGTCATCAAAGCAAAGGCGACGGCATCCAAAGGAGTTAAAGCAGGCAAGCTGACTGCACTGGATAAGTG GTATCAGGAAGAGTTACCAGAAATTGTTCGCAGTCGTACGGAGAAATTTCTCACTCATGCTGAGCTGGTTCAGTTGATGGAGTGGAAGCTGACG AGAGGCAAATTCCGTCCGATGCTGCAGAAGATGGTTGCAAGTAACTCTGTGAGCAGTGTGGAGTCATGTACGCGGAAAGCTTTCAAGCTGCTTCCTGATGTGTCGGCTGCAATCACGGAGCTCACCAAGCTGAAGGCAGTGGGACCTGCCACCGCATCAG CTGTGTTGGTTACTGGTGCTCCTCAGGAAGCTGCTTTCATGGCTGATGAAGCGGTAGAGTCAATCCCAGGCTTGGTTCCCATTAAGTACACACTTAAGCACTACATCCTTTACCTGGACAAGGTGAGGGAGTGTGTAGAACAACTCAATACAA ATGACTCGGTGAATGACTGGACACCGCACAAAATAGAACAGTGTCTCTGGACCTGGGCTGTGGCCAAAAGTGTCAAACCCTCATTGCTGGAGAGTCCCGTCATGCATCAAAACAAAATGACAAATAAAGAAAAGCTCACAGAAGTGAGACCCATGAAAAGACAGAAAGTGCAATAG